The window GCAGTTGAGAACATCGACATCGGCGGTCCAACAATGGTTCGCTCTGCAGCGAAAAACCACAAAGACGTAACTATCGTTGTGAACGCTCACGACTACAACCGCGTGATCGCTGAAATGGACGCGAACGACAAATCTCTAACACTAAAAACTCGCTTCGACCTTGCTATCGCAGCATTCGAACACACGGCTTCTTACGACGGCATGATCGCAAACTACTTCGGCACTATGGTTCCATCTTACGGTGAGAACAAAGAAGGTGATGAAGAGTCTAAATTCCCTCGCACGTTCAACCAGCAATTCGAGAAGAAGCAAGACATGCGCTATGGTGAGAACAGTCACCAAGCCGCAGCTTTCTACGTAGAAGCAAACCCACAAGAAGCATCTGTTTCTACTGCTCGCCAAATCCAGGGTAAAGCCCTTTCTTACAACAACATCGCAGATACTGACGCAGCACTTGAGTGTGTAAAAGAGTTCAACGAGCCAGCATGTGTGATCGTAAAACACGCGAACCCATGTGGTGTAGCTCTAGGTGAGGATATCCTAGAAGCGTACAACCGCGCTTACCAAACTGACCCAACATCTGCATTCGGCGGCATCATTGCATTCAACCAAGAGCTAGATGCAGAAACGGCAACCGCTATTGTTGAGCGTCAATTCGTTGAAGTAATCATCGCACCTTCAGTTTCTGCTGAAGCGATTGAAGTGGTTGCAGCGAAGAAGAACGTGCGTCTACTTGAGTGTGGCGAATGGACAACTAAGACAACTGGCTTTGACGTGAAACGTGTGAATGGCGGTCTACTCGTTCAAGACCGCGACCAAGGCATGGTAAGCCTAGACGACCTAAAAGTGGTTTCTAAGCGTCAACCAACAGAAGAAGAGCTGAAAGATGCACTGTTCTGTTGGAAAGTAGCGAAATACGTGAAATCAAACGCGATTGTTTACGCAAAAGGTGACATGACTATCGGTGTAGGTGCTGGCCAAATGAGCCGTGTTTACTCTGCGAAGATTGCAGGCATCAAAGCTGCAGACGAAGGTCTAGAAGTTGCAGGTAGCGTAATGGCATCTGACGCTTTCTTCCCATTCCGTGATGGTATCGATGCAGCAGCAGAGGCTGGCATTAAGTGTGTTATCCAACCGGGTGGCTCTATGCGTGATGACGAAGTTATCGCAGCAGCAGATGAGCACGGCATGGCGATGATCTTCACAGGTATGCGTCACTTCCGCCACTAATTAGTTTTTGGTCCTCCCCCTTACCAAGGGGGAGTTAGAGGGGGTCTGTTGTACGTACACGACTTACCCCTCCCAACCTCCCATTTATAAGGGGAGGAGCGAAATCAAAGGAAATATTATGAATATTCTTATCATTGGTTCAGGCGGTCGTGAACACGCACTAGGTTGGAAAGCGGCGCAAAACCCAAATGTTGAGACTATCTTCGTTGCTCCAGGTAACGCAGGCACAGCACTTGAGCCTAAACTAGAGAACGTAAATATCGCAGTAGAAGACATCGCTGGCTTGGTTGCTTTTGCAAAAGAGAAAGCTATCGAGCTGACTATTGTCGGTCCTGAAGCACCGCTGGTTATCGGTGTTGTGGATGCTTTCCGCGAAGCAGGCCTGCCAATCTTCGGCCCAACACAAGCAGCAGCGCAGCTTGAGGGCTCTAAAGCGTTTACCAAAGACTTCCTTGCTCGTCACCAAATCCCAACGGGCGCATACGCGAACTTCACTGAAATCGAACCAGCCCTTGCTTACGTACGTGAACAAGGTGCGCCGATTGTGGTGAAAGCTGATGGTCTTGCTGCTGGTAAAGGCGTTATCGTTGCGATGACACTAGAAGAAGCGGAAGATGCAATCAAAGACATGCTAGCAGGTAACGCATTTGGTGATGCTGGTAGTCGTGTCGTTATCGAAGAGTTTCTAGATGGCGAAGAAGCAAGCTTCATCGTGATGGTGGATGGTGAGAACGTTCTGCCAATGGCCACCAGCCAAGATCACAAACGCGTAGGCGACAAAGATACCGGTCCTAACACAGGTGGCATGGGTGCATATTCTCCTGCTCCAGTGGTGACACAAGAAATCCACAACCGCATCATGGAAGAAGTGATTTACCCAACGGTACGCGGCATGGCTTCTGAAGGTAACCCTTACATTGGTTTCCTATACGCGGGTCTGATGATCGACAAAGACGGCACTCCGAAAGTGATCGAGTACAACTGCCGCTTCGGTGATCCTGAGACGCAACCTATCATGATGCGTATGGAATCGGATCTTGTTGATCTGTGCCTAGCGGCAATCGACGAGAAACTGGATCAAGCGGAATCGAAGTGGGATCCACGAGCATCGATTGGTATCGTGCTAGCAGCCGGTGGTTACCCAGCAGCATACAACAAAGGCGACGTAATTTCGGGGCTGCCACAAGTTGAAATTGAAGGCGAAAAAGCCTTCCATGCTGGTACAGATAACAAAGACGGCGACATCGTGACAAACGGTGGCCGCGTTCTTTGTGCAACGGCACTTGGCAACAGCGTATCAGAAGCGCAGCAGCGTGCTTACGAGCTTGCAAAACAGATCAGTTGGGATGGTATGTTCCATCGTAACGACATCGGCTACCGTGCGATAGCACGTGAGCAAGAAAAATAAAAACAACTTCAGTTGACTAAAAAGACAAAAGGCGCACTCAGCGCCTTTTTTATTGTTCTTTTTCGAAAGAATTCGAAGCCATGTCTATTCAGAGATCAACTTTGGTCGTGGTACACAATCAAAGTCATCATCATTGAGCATCAGCAATTCATCAACGGTCGCCGCATTACGCGACTCTTTACCAATAAACGCAATGTAACTGTCCACTGACGCCAATCTATCAATCACAAACTTAGGTAGGGTCTGATTGAATTCCAACGTCGTAAACTCTCGCCCTTTGCAGGTTTCGAACGTTTCACCATCCCAATAACCTTGGATTAGGCTCTGGCCATCACGAGATTGTTTCTTGATAGACGTAACGACATCGTTCGCCTCTTGCTTGTAACGCTCTAACTGGTCGCGCTGTAAGGGCAGCACTTTCCCATTCACACGGTACTGCTGATAGACCGCGTCACCATCTTTATTGAATCGAATGTGGATTTGAAAAGGCACCAATCCTTGTTTGGCATCGAGTTGCTTACCTTTTCGAATCAACTCTCTTAGCTCACCATCATCCCAGCGATAATCACTCTGGTACGAGCCGTAATCCCCCATCGTGACATAGTCTGCTGCCGTACTGACGCGTGTAAGACGCTCTGTCATCCAATATAAACTAGTTGCATCACCCATGATTTTCCCGTCTGAGAAATGGGTAAATTGGTCAAGATTTGGGGTTTCAACAGAAGAACAGCCAACAAGAGCGAGGCTTGATAGAAGGAGTGAAGTGAGTAGATGTTTTTTCATGAAATTGCACCGAGGCGGGATACCTCGGTGCATTTTAACTTAGTTTACTGATTCTTTCAGCGCTTTACCTGCTACGAATGCAGGTACGTTAGCTGCTGCGATTTGAATCTCGTCACCAGTCTTAGGGTTACGACCAGTACGTGCAGCACGGTGGTTTACTTTGAATGTACCAAAACCAATTAGTTGAACTTGGTCACCCTCTTTAAGAGCGCCAGTAACACCCTCAAGAGTTGCTTCAAGAGCAGCTTTAGCTTGTGCTTTAGATAGGTCTGCTTTCTCTGCAATAAAGTCGATTAATTGGGTCTTGTTCATTAGGTTTCCCTTCTCATATGTTATCGAATTCATCTCACTCTAAAACATAAATGCCCCATCTGGCAAAGGTTTGTAAGCGATCTTTCGATTTTCTGACGTAGTTTTAGCCATAATATGAGTAATAACTCACAATTTGTTACTACTTGTACGGGGAAAGCTCTTGCTTTCTACTGCAATAAGAACGATTTATAGGGCGCTTTTGCGGTTATAATCGCTTAAAATCCCGACTATCACATTACATTCAAGGGCAACTATGCTGCTGTTATCCATTTATATCTCTATTGCTATCGGCATTTCGTTTATCTGTTCGGTACTGGAGGCGGTACTTCTTAGTATCAGTCCGAGCTACATTGCGCAGCTCAAACAACAGGGGCACCCTGCTTCTGCTCAGTTAGAAAAACTGAAAGCAGACATCGACCGACCACTGGCTTCGATCCTGACGCTGAACACCATTGCTCATACTATCGGTGCAGCAACGGCAGGTGCACAAGCGGCGGTAGTGTTCGGTAGCGAAGCGCTTGGTATCTTCTCTGCGGTATTGACACTGGCGATTCTTGTTCTATCAGAAATCGTACCTAAGACGATTGGTGCAACTTACTGGCGCCAACTTGCACCATCTGCGGCGGTATCGCTACGCTGGATGGTATGGGCACTAACACCATTCGTATGGTTCTCTGAGCAAATCACCAAGCGTCTAGCTCGTAACCACGAAGCACCAAAAATGCGTGATGAGCTGTCTGCTATGGCTATTCTGGCAAAAGAAAGCGGTGAGTTCGCAGAAGGTGAATCAAAGATTCTAAGCAACCTACTTGGTATTCAAGATGTGCCAGTAACACAAGTCATGACTCCGCGCCCAGTAGTATTTCGCGTTGACGCGACCATGACCATCAATGACTTTCTAGAGAAGCATAAAGAGACACCTTTCTCTCGCCCACTGGTTTACAGCGAGCAGAAAGATAACATCATTGGTTTTGCGCACCGTCTAGAGCTGTTCAAGTTGCAACAATCAGGCAGCGGCCAAAAACAACTTGGCTCGGTCATGCGTCCTATCCAAGTGGTACTGAACAACACAGCTCTACCTAAAGTGTTCGACCAGATGATGACTCACCGCCTGCAGCTCGCGCTTGTGGTTGACGAATACGGCACAGTACAAGGCTTGGTAACGCTAGAAGACATCTTTGAGCACCTATTGGGTGAAGAGATCATCGATGAAGCGGATAAGAGCACTGACATGCAAGAACTGGCTTACCAACGCTGGGAAAGCTGGAAAGAAAAGCACGGCGTAATTGAAAGCCGCGATGACGATGAAGAAGAGGAAGAACTGGAGAAACAGGACAAAGAGCCAGAAGCTCAAGAGCCAACCAAACCAGAATCTAAAGAATCGTAATCAGCATGGAGCGTAATCGCTCAAACGCAAAAACAAAAAAGGCATCCAATCTGGATGCCTTTGTTTTATCTATTCAACGATTAAAGTGCGATGCCGATGTTACTCACGGCTTCTTCGCGTAGTTCTTCACGCAAATCTTTAATCAAGCAGATGTCGCGCTCTACCGCTTCACGCAGTGGGCGGAAGATAGCCCATTGAACATCCCACTCTTCACATACGGCTTCATTTTCTTTTTGATTGTCGTTGGTGATTGGCTCTGAACCTTGTGCTTGTTCTAGGTCAGCCACGGTTTTTACCGACTGTTGGCTCACTTTAAGCATTGAATCGAAAAGGTAGTCGCGATCCAACAGACCGTGCAACAGCGTCGACAAGCTCTGACACGCATCCATCGCTGGATAAACACCGTAAAAATCGAATTCATCCGCACTTGGGAACAACTCTTCTAACTTCTCTAATTGACGTTCAAAGTTAATTTTCGCGTTCTTAACCGTCAGAATTTCCCATACACTATCAAGAATCGCTCGGTAAGCACGTGGCTCAGCAAATTCTGTATTCTCACAAAACATCGCATAGTTTGGATACATGCGTTCACACAGACACGCCATGAAGGTAATTTGTTGCCAAGGTTCTAGTTTTTCCAAACGAACCTGAAGAGGATTCTTAAGCATAGTCACTCAATCATTGAAGAAAAAAACAGCGAAAGTGTACTTGATTCATCACAGGGAAAAAAGTTAATGCAGCATCCAAATCAGATTTTCCTGCTCTTAGAGCATCGCGACACCTACGAAACGTTACTGGCAGAGAAAAATCTGCCCGATCTTTGCCTCACCGACCAACCTGAAGAAGCTCAGATCGTACTGGCGGATCCACCATTACTACCACAAAGGTTAGACGAGTTTTCACAGCTTGAGTGGGTGCAATCCACATTTGCAGGGGTGAACGCTCTAATGTCACCGGATCTGCGTCAAGATTACACTCTGACCAACGTACGCGGTATTTTCGGCCCATTAATTGCCGAGTACGTAATTGGCTACTGCATTGCTCACTTCCGCCACTTTATGCAATACCACCAGCAACAGCAGAACAAGCAGTGGCAACCGCATCTGTACACCTCGCTGCAAAACAAAACCATGGTGATTCTTGGTACAGGCAGCATAGGTAGCCACTTGGGTAAAGCGGCACAATTGATGGGCATGAAAACCATAGGGATCAATCGTACTGGAATCCCAACTTCTGGTGGCGAATTTACTCAAACCTTTCATATCAATGAACTGGCAAGCGCATTTCATCAAGCGGACATTGTGGTAAATACACTGCCGAGCACGCCAGACACTCAACGCTTACTCAACAGCGAGGTGCTAAGCCACCTTAATCAGGCACTGTTATTTAATGTCGGAAGAGGTGATGTGATTGATGATACTGGTCTATTGCTCGCGCTCAAGAATCGTTGGGTCGAACATGCTTTTCTCGATGTGTTTGAACAAGAGCCACTCTCAC is drawn from Vibrio campbellii CAIM 519 = NBRC 15631 = ATCC 25920 and contains these coding sequences:
- a CDS encoding YjaG family protein, producing the protein MLKNPLQVRLEKLEPWQQITFMACLCERMYPNYAMFCENTEFAEPRAYRAILDSVWEILTVKNAKINFERQLEKLEELFPSADEFDFYGVYPAMDACQSLSTLLHGLLDRDYLFDSMLKVSQQSVKTVADLEQAQGSEPITNDNQKENEAVCEEWDVQWAIFRPLREAVERDICLIKDLREELREEAVSNIGIAL
- a CDS encoding DUF1481 domain-containing protein, encoding MKKHLLTSLLLSSLALVGCSSVETPNLDQFTHFSDGKIMGDATSLYWMTERLTRVSTAADYVTMGDYGSYQSDYRWDDGELRELIRKGKQLDAKQGLVPFQIHIRFNKDGDAVYQQYRVNGKVLPLQRDQLERYKQEANDVVTSIKKQSRDGQSLIQGYWDGETFETCKGREFTTLEFNQTLPKFVIDRLASVDSYIAFIGKESRNAATVDELLMLNDDDFDCVPRPKLISE
- the purH gene encoding bifunctional phosphoribosylaminoimidazolecarboxamide formyltransferase/IMP cyclohydrolase; this translates as MNNARPIRRALISVSDKTGIVEFAQALAERGVDILSTGGTARLLAEQGIAVTEVSDYTGFPEMMDGRVKTLHPKVHGGVLGRRGQDDDVMEKHGINPIDMVVVNLYPFAETVAKEGCTLADAVENIDIGGPTMVRSAAKNHKDVTIVVNAHDYNRVIAEMDANDKSLTLKTRFDLAIAAFEHTASYDGMIANYFGTMVPSYGENKEGDEESKFPRTFNQQFEKKQDMRYGENSHQAAAFYVEANPQEASVSTARQIQGKALSYNNIADTDAALECVKEFNEPACVIVKHANPCGVALGEDILEAYNRAYQTDPTSAFGGIIAFNQELDAETATAIVERQFVEVIIAPSVSAEAIEVVAAKKNVRLLECGEWTTKTTGFDVKRVNGGLLVQDRDQGMVSLDDLKVVSKRQPTEEELKDALFCWKVAKYVKSNAIVYAKGDMTIGVGAGQMSRVYSAKIAGIKAADEGLEVAGSVMASDAFFPFRDGIDAAAEAGIKCVIQPGGSMRDDEVIAAADEHGMAMIFTGMRHFRH
- the purD gene encoding phosphoribosylamine--glycine ligase, coding for MNILIIGSGGREHALGWKAAQNPNVETIFVAPGNAGTALEPKLENVNIAVEDIAGLVAFAKEKAIELTIVGPEAPLVIGVVDAFREAGLPIFGPTQAAAQLEGSKAFTKDFLARHQIPTGAYANFTEIEPALAYVREQGAPIVVKADGLAAGKGVIVAMTLEEAEDAIKDMLAGNAFGDAGSRVVIEEFLDGEEASFIVMVDGENVLPMATSQDHKRVGDKDTGPNTGGMGAYSPAPVVTQEIHNRIMEEVIYPTVRGMASEGNPYIGFLYAGLMIDKDGTPKVIEYNCRFGDPETQPIMMRMESDLVDLCLAAIDEKLDQAESKWDPRASIGIVLAAGGYPAAYNKGDVISGLPQVEIEGEKAFHAGTDNKDGDIVTNGGRVLCATALGNSVSEAQQRAYELAKQISWDGMFHRNDIGYRAIAREQEK
- a CDS encoding CNNM domain-containing protein; amino-acid sequence: MLLLSIYISIAIGISFICSVLEAVLLSISPSYIAQLKQQGHPASAQLEKLKADIDRPLASILTLNTIAHTIGAATAGAQAAVVFGSEALGIFSAVLTLAILVLSEIVPKTIGATYWRQLAPSAAVSLRWMVWALTPFVWFSEQITKRLARNHEAPKMRDELSAMAILAKESGEFAEGESKILSNLLGIQDVPVTQVMTPRPVVFRVDATMTINDFLEKHKETPFSRPLVYSEQKDNIIGFAHRLELFKLQQSGSGQKQLGSVMRPIQVVLNNTALPKVFDQMMTHRLQLALVVDEYGTVQGLVTLEDIFEHLLGEEIIDEADKSTDMQELAYQRWESWKEKHGVIESRDDDEEEEELEKQDKEPEAQEPTKPESKES
- the hupA gene encoding nucleoid-associated protein HU-alpha codes for the protein MNKTQLIDFIAEKADLSKAQAKAALEATLEGVTGALKEGDQVQLIGFGTFKVNHRAARTGRNPKTGDEIQIAAANVPAFVAGKALKESVN
- a CDS encoding D-2-hydroxyacid dehydrogenase, which codes for MQHPNQIFLLLEHRDTYETLLAEKNLPDLCLTDQPEEAQIVLADPPLLPQRLDEFSQLEWVQSTFAGVNALMSPDLRQDYTLTNVRGIFGPLIAEYVIGYCIAHFRHFMQYHQQQQNKQWQPHLYTSLQNKTMVILGTGSIGSHLGKAAQLMGMKTIGINRTGIPTSGGEFTQTFHINELASAFHQADIVVNTLPSTPDTQRLLNSEVLSHLNQALLFNVGRGDVIDDTGLLLALKNRWVEHAFLDVFEQEPLSPQHPFWKLPQVTITPHIAALSFPEQVVDIFADNYLSWRDGFSLNNQVDFDKGY